In a single window of the Sulfurimonas sp. hsl 1-7 genome:
- the guaB gene encoding IMP dehydrogenase, which translates to MRIRKRALTFEDVLLVPQYSEVLPKEVSLETKLTRNISLKIPMVSAAMDTVTEYRAAIAMARLGGIGIIHKNMDIESQCQQVRKVKKSESGIIIDPIYVHPDATLADAEALMNEFKISGVPVVDGHNKLLGILTNRDMRFEKNMKKIVSEVMTAMPLITAQQGISLDDAADIMHQNKIEKLPIIDDDGFLKGLVTIKDIKKRIEYPNSNKDDFGRLVVGGAIGVGQMDRAKALVDAGVDVLVLDSAHGHSKGILDTVKEIKATLAVDVIAGNIATAEATEALIEAGADGVKVGIGPGSICTTRIVAGVGVPQISAIDECATAARKHGVPVIADGGIKYSGDIAKALAVGASCVMAGSLLAGTEESPGETIMFQGRQYKSYRGMGSIGAMQKGSNDRYFQEGTAADKLVPEGIEGRVPFRGSIAGIVHQMMGGLRSSMGYCGSESIPVFWDKSEFVEITSAGLKESHVHDVIITQEAPNYHV; encoded by the coding sequence ATGAGAATTCGTAAACGCGCTCTAACATTTGAAGATGTACTTTTAGTACCACAATATTCTGAAGTTCTTCCAAAAGAAGTCTCACTAGAAACTAAATTAACTCGTAATATATCACTTAAAATTCCAATGGTTTCAGCTGCAATGGATACAGTAACTGAGTACCGTGCAGCGATTGCAATGGCAAGACTTGGTGGAATCGGTATTATCCACAAAAATATGGACATTGAATCTCAGTGCCAACAAGTAAGAAAAGTTAAAAAATCTGAAAGCGGAATCATTATCGATCCAATCTATGTACATCCAGATGCTACACTTGCTGATGCTGAAGCTCTTATGAATGAGTTCAAAATCTCTGGTGTACCTGTTGTAGACGGTCATAATAAACTTCTTGGTATTCTTACAAATCGTGATATGAGATTTGAAAAAAATATGAAAAAAATTGTATCTGAAGTGATGACAGCTATGCCACTAATCACTGCACAACAAGGGATTAGTTTAGATGATGCTGCAGATATCATGCACCAAAACAAAATCGAGAAACTTCCAATTATCGATGATGACGGTTTCTTAAAAGGTCTTGTTACGATTAAAGATATTAAAAAACGTATCGAATACCCTAACTCAAACAAAGATGACTTTGGTCGCTTAGTAGTTGGTGGAGCTATCGGTGTTGGTCAAATGGACAGAGCAAAAGCACTTGTTGACGCAGGTGTTGATGTTTTAGTTCTTGACTCTGCACACGGACACTCAAAAGGTATTTTAGATACTGTTAAAGAGATTAAAGCTACTCTAGCTGTTGATGTAATTGCAGGAAACATTGCGACTGCTGAAGCGACTGAAGCGTTAATTGAAGCTGGTGCTGACGGTGTAAAAGTTGGTATCGGACCTGGTTCAATCTGTACGACAAGAATCGTTGCAGGTGTTGGTGTACCTCAAATCTCTGCTATCGATGAGTGTGCTACAGCTGCAAGAAAACACGGTGTACCTGTTATTGCAGACGGTGGTATTAAATACTCTGGTGATATTGCAAAAGCTCTTGCAGTTGGTGCAAGCTGTGTAATGGCAGGTTCACTATTAGCTGGTACTGAAGAATCTCCTGGTGAGACTATCATGTTCCAAGGTCGTCAATACAAATCATACCGTGGTATGGGAAGTATCGGAGCTATGCAAAAAGGTTCAAACGATAGATATTTCCAAGAAGGTACAGCTGCTGACAAACTTGTTCCAGAAGGTATCGAAGGGCGTGTTCCGTTTAGAGGTAGCATTGCAGGTATCGTTCACCAAATGATGGGTGGACTACGTTCATCTATGGGTTACTGTGGAAGTGAAAGTATTCCTGTATTCTGGGATAAATCAGAATTTGTAGAGATTACATCTGCAGGTTTAAAAGAGTCTCATGTTCATGATGTAATCATCACTCAAGAAGCTCCAAACTACCACGTATAA
- the gatA gene encoding Asp-tRNA(Asn)/Glu-tRNA(Gln) amidotransferase subunit GatA translates to MITLKEALQLSKEELASFKEELKAKIEANKDINAYIDVNDFGEGIPIAVKDNIQVKDWSVTSASNILQGYIAPYNATVINKMVDAGLSPFGRTNMDEFAMGSTTESSFYGKTLNPHASDRVPGGSSGGSAAAVGAGLAIAALGSDTGGSIRQPAAYCGIVGMKPTYGRVSRYGLGAYASSLDQIGPMTQNVEDAAILYDIISGSDEKDSTNAKMDDKVVPNLDPTRKLKVAVVPKYIENASEDIKNAYKLATEALKAAGHEIVEKELMDAKYDISAYYITATAEATTNLARYDGIRYGNRVEGKNLEDTFVQTRSAGFGDEVKRRILLGNFVLSSGYYEAYYVKAQKTRHIIKEEYARVFEDVDLILSPVAPTVAPKFGELANPMDMYLSDIYTISVNLAGLPGLSLPIMKNSEGMPIGLQLIAKAYDEQTLFDGALSLEKELNYK, encoded by the coding sequence ATGATTACATTAAAAGAAGCCCTACAACTCTCAAAAGAAGAATTAGCAAGTTTTAAAGAAGAATTAAAAGCAAAAATTGAAGCAAACAAAGATATTAATGCATATATTGATGTAAACGATTTCGGCGAAGGTATTCCTATCGCGGTTAAAGACAACATTCAAGTAAAAGATTGGTCTGTTACTTCAGCTTCAAATATCCTTCAAGGCTATATAGCTCCATATAATGCTACAGTTATCAATAAGATGGTTGATGCTGGTCTTTCTCCATTTGGTAGAACAAATATGGATGAGTTTGCAATGGGTTCTACGACTGAATCAAGTTTCTACGGTAAAACATTAAATCCTCATGCATCAGACCGTGTTCCAGGCGGAAGTTCAGGCGGTAGTGCAGCTGCAGTCGGTGCCGGTCTTGCGATCGCAGCATTAGGTTCTGATACGGGTGGTTCAATCCGTCAACCTGCTGCATATTGTGGGATTGTTGGGATGAAACCGACTTACGGAAGAGTAAGCCGTTACGGTCTTGGTGCGTATGCTTCAAGTCTTGATCAAATCGGTCCTATGACGCAAAACGTGGAAGATGCAGCTATCTTATATGACATTATCAGTGGAAGCGACGAGAAAGACTCTACAAATGCAAAAATGGATGATAAAGTTGTACCAAACCTTGATCCAACAAGAAAACTAAAAGTAGCTGTAGTTCCGAAATATATCGAAAATGCAAGTGAAGATATCAAAAATGCATATAAACTCGCAACTGAAGCGCTAAAAGCTGCAGGTCATGAGATCGTTGAAAAAGAGCTAATGGATGCGAAATACGATATCTCTGCTTACTACATCACGGCAACTGCAGAAGCTACGACAAACCTTGCACGCTATGACGGTATCCGTTACGGAAACAGAGTTGAGGGTAAAAACCTTGAAGATACTTTTGTTCAAACAAGAAGTGCAGGTTTCGGTGACGAAGTAAAAAGAAGAATCCTACTTGGTAACTTCGTACTAAGCAGCGGATACTATGAAGCATATTATGTAAAAGCACAAAAAACAAGACATATTATTAAAGAGGAGTATGCAAGAGTATTTGAAGATGTAGACCTTATTCTTTCACCTGTAGCTCCTACAGTTGCACCGAAATTCGGTGAACTTGCAAACCCTATGGATATGTACTTAAGTGATATCTACACTATTAGCGTAAATCTTGCAGGTCTTCCGGGTCTTTCACTTCCGATTATGAAAAACTCTGAGGGTATGCCTATCGGATTACAACTAATTGCAAAAGCATACGATGAACAAACACTTTTTGACGGTGCACTTAGCCTAGAAAAAGAACTAAACTACAAATAA
- a CDS encoding VIT1/CCC1 transporter family protein yields MQEPNKEELIKEHQPAMIRERLSRTQQKYNVSDAVLGGIDGCITTFAVVSGSVGAGFPSSVAVILGFANLFADGFSMATSNYESIRADQEFNDAVKTSEKMHIKEFPEGEKEEIRQIFKAKGFENEVLDTIIETITKDEKIWLDVMLAEEHGISKTSPSPYRSALVTFLAFIFVGTFPLIPYLISSLKINEQFMFSALLAGVMFFLIGMYKNITRAKPSFLSGLRTLLTGSAAASLAYVTAYILREVFNIATM; encoded by the coding sequence ATGCAAGAGCCAAATAAAGAAGAACTCATAAAAGAACACCAGCCGGCAATGATTCGCGAACGACTTTCTCGTACACAACAAAAGTATAATGTCTCCGATGCAGTTTTAGGCGGTATCGATGGATGTATAACAACTTTTGCCGTAGTTTCAGGATCTGTCGGGGCTGGATTCCCCTCTTCCGTAGCCGTGATTCTCGGTTTTGCAAATCTTTTTGCAGACGGTTTTAGCATGGCTACGAGCAATTACGAATCTATTCGGGCAGATCAGGAGTTTAACGATGCCGTCAAAACCTCTGAAAAGATGCATATAAAAGAGTTTCCGGAAGGGGAAAAAGAGGAGATAAGACAAATTTTTAAAGCGAAAGGTTTTGAAAATGAGGTGCTTGACACTATCATAGAGACTATCACAAAAGATGAAAAAATTTGGCTTGATGTAATGCTAGCAGAAGAGCATGGAATCAGTAAAACATCCCCTTCACCATATAGATCCGCATTAGTGACTTTTTTAGCATTTATTTTTGTCGGCACCTTCCCTCTTATCCCCTATTTAATTTCATCACTAAAGATAAATGAACAGTTTATGTTCAGTGCTTTACTGGCTGGAGTTATGTTCTTTTTAATCGGTATGTATAAAAACATTACACGTGCAAAGCCCTCTTTTTTATCCGGATTGCGTACACTTTTAACCGGAAGTGCTGCAGCATCGTTGGCTTATGTAACAGCTTATATTCTTCGAGAAGTGTTCAACATTGCCACGATGTAA
- a CDS encoding 5'-nucleotidase, with the protein MPLNLKDTLVIGISATALFDLSESDQLFQEEYKKDPDHAIERYRQYMLENEEEPLDEGIGFPLVKALLNLNRYQEKDAAPLVEVVVISRNSPETGIRVLNTIRNINLNITRSAFTAGESSADYLEAFDVDLFLTTNEEDAQKVIDSGACASAVLSTPPQYKCDIPDDQVRIAFDGDAVLFDESSELVYKEKGLDAFHENENNSQNVPMNEGPFASFLKKLSTLQERLPMKVEYSPVRIAIVTARNSPSDLRVIKTLRHWGVYVDEAFFLGGIEKSNILKAFKAHIFFDDQEVHLNSSSLVVPSGKVLYPSTSPLNKET; encoded by the coding sequence GTGCCACTTAATTTAAAAGACACGTTAGTTATCGGCATCTCAGCAACAGCATTATTTGACCTTTCAGAGTCGGATCAACTTTTTCAAGAAGAGTATAAAAAAGATCCCGACCATGCGATCGAAAGATATAGACAGTATATGCTCGAAAATGAGGAAGAACCTCTAGATGAGGGGATAGGTTTTCCCCTTGTAAAAGCACTTCTAAACCTCAACAGGTATCAAGAAAAAGATGCAGCGCCCCTTGTTGAAGTTGTTGTAATATCAAGAAACTCTCCCGAAACCGGAATCAGAGTTTTAAACACCATTAGAAACATCAATTTAAACATCACCCGTTCAGCTTTTACGGCAGGTGAATCAAGTGCCGATTATCTAGAGGCTTTTGATGTAGATCTCTTTTTAACAACCAATGAAGAAGATGCACAAAAGGTGATTGACAGTGGTGCTTGTGCCTCCGCTGTGCTCTCTACCCCTCCACAATACAAATGTGACATTCCGGACGATCAAGTAAGAATTGCCTTTGACGGAGATGCCGTCCTTTTTGATGAATCAAGTGAACTTGTATACAAAGAAAAAGGGCTTGATGCATTTCATGAAAATGAAAACAACTCCCAGAATGTTCCTATGAATGAAGGACCTTTTGCAAGTTTTTTAAAAAAGCTCTCTACTCTGCAAGAGAGACTTCCCATGAAAGTTGAATACTCTCCGGTAAGAATTGCCATAGTCACGGCTAGAAACAGCCCATCAGATCTCAGAGTTATAAAAACTCTCAGACACTGGGGTGTATATGTCGATGAAGCATTTTTTCTAGGCGGGATTGAAAAAAGCAATATATTAAAAGCTTTTAAAGCGCACATCTTTTTTGATGATCAGGAGGTTCACCTCAACAGTTCCTCTTTGGTAGTGCCTTCAGGAAAAGTTTTATACCCTTCAACATCACCATTAAACAAGGAGACCTAA
- a CDS encoding AEC family transporter translates to MENFVFIVLMMFIGYFFKKLQIFERDIATSLNQFVIFISLPALILVQISQLTFSFDILIPVIVSWSVMTASALIVLGVAKFMDFSKEITGMLMLVAVLTNSSFLGLPIIQAYYGEEALPYIMVYDQLGVFLALATYGTFVSAFYSATTKITPSMVVYKIVTFPPFIALIIALFLNGITFPSSIELALNSLSATVIPLALVAVGLQLEFKLPKHELKPFSVALIIKLIIAPMIAILVCYMFAWDTLAAKVSILEAAMAPMITAAAMASMAGLSPRLSSAIVGYGVLISFVSSYLFYLVI, encoded by the coding sequence GTGGAAAATTTTGTATTTATTGTTTTGATGATGTTTATAGGTTATTTTTTTAAGAAATTGCAGATCTTTGAACGTGACATAGCAACATCTCTAAACCAGTTTGTGATCTTTATTTCGCTTCCTGCACTTATACTTGTACAGATATCTCAGCTTACATTCTCTTTTGATATCTTAATTCCCGTTATTGTCTCTTGGAGCGTCATGACCGCTTCGGCACTAATCGTACTCGGGGTTGCAAAATTTATGGACTTTTCTAAAGAGATTACGGGTATGTTAATGCTTGTTGCAGTGCTTACAAACAGCTCCTTTTTAGGATTGCCGATCATTCAAGCGTATTATGGTGAAGAAGCATTACCTTACATTATGGTCTATGATCAACTCGGTGTCTTTTTGGCTTTGGCAACTTACGGTACTTTTGTAAGTGCTTTTTACAGTGCAACTACGAAAATCACCCCATCTATGGTGGTTTATAAAATAGTAACATTTCCACCGTTTATAGCATTGATCATAGCTCTGTTTTTAAATGGTATAACCTTTCCGTCTTCAATAGAATTAGCTCTAAATTCGCTCTCTGCTACGGTTATCCCTTTAGCTCTGGTTGCAGTTGGTTTGCAACTTGAGTTTAAACTCCCAAAACATGAGCTTAAACCATTTAGTGTAGCACTGATTATCAAGCTGATTATTGCACCGATGATTGCTATATTGGTTTGCTATATGTTTGCTTGGGATACTTTAGCGGCAAAAGTTTCCATCTTAGAAGCTGCAATGGCACCGATGATCACAGCTGCAGCAATGGCATCTATGGCAGGGCTCTCACCAAGGCTAAGCTCTGCTATTGTTGGATACGGGGTACTTATCTCTTTTGTTAGTAGTTATCTTTTTTATTTAGTCATATAA
- a CDS encoding NUDIX domain-containing protein, whose protein sequence is MKSYVVGFAFSEDKEHVLLIEKLRPAWQKNSLNGIGGKIEGAEEPKEAMDRECMEETGLCLEWEQRGIMSGINGDGKPFECHIFYAYSNTISNFEQREDEPLNVYAVKELHDKKMIKNLRFLIPFGQHNDAQEFIRLEYK, encoded by the coding sequence ATGAAGTCTTACGTTGTCGGTTTTGCATTCTCTGAAGATAAAGAGCATGTTCTTCTCATAGAAAAATTACGTCCTGCCTGGCAGAAAAATTCTCTAAACGGGATCGGTGGAAAGATCGAAGGAGCAGAGGAACCAAAGGAGGCTATGGATCGTGAGTGTATGGAAGAAACTGGACTTTGCTTAGAGTGGGAACAGCGTGGCATTATGTCAGGCATCAATGGTGACGGCAAACCTTTTGAGTGTCATATATTTTATGCTTACAGCAACACAATATCTAATTTCGAGCAAAGAGAAGATGAGCCGCTGAATGTTTACGCTGTAAAAGAACTTCATGACAAAAAGATGATCAAAAACCTTCGCTTTCTCATCCCCTTTGGACAACACAACGACGCACAAGAGTTTATCCGTTTAGAATATAAGTAA
- a CDS encoding YtfJ family protein: protein MKLSAFLFVMVFGWSLNALTIGEVPKNIVLSGANGGLVKDGSQWSSSSLKDKVLVMFYVDPDEKDLNEEFADTLKAKKFDKEKFGSIAIINMAASWKPNFAIQMALEAKQKKFPHTLYVKDMKSVVVKEWGVADNNSDILIFSKNGKLLFNKDGKLSADEIAEAIKIIENNI, encoded by the coding sequence ATGAAACTCAGCGCTTTTTTATTTGTAATGGTTTTTGGATGGAGTTTAAATGCTCTGACAATAGGTGAAGTACCTAAAAATATTGTACTAAGCGGAGCAAATGGTGGTCTTGTAAAAGATGGAAGCCAATGGAGTTCTAGCTCGCTAAAAGATAAAGTTTTAGTGATGTTTTATGTCGATCCAGATGAGAAAGACCTCAATGAGGAGTTTGCCGACACACTTAAAGCCAAGAAGTTTGATAAAGAAAAGTTTGGAAGTATTGCGATCATCAACATGGCGGCATCATGGAAACCGAATTTTGCTATACAAATGGCACTTGAAGCAAAACAGAAAAAATTTCCCCATACACTTTACGTAAAAGATATGAAAAGTGTAGTAGTAAAAGAGTGGGGCGTTGCAGACAATAATTCAGATATCTTGATCTTCTCAAAAAACGGTAAACTGCTTTTTAATAAAGACGGTAAGTTAAGTGCCGACGAGATCGCAGAAGCGATCAAGATCATTGAGAATAACATTTAG
- a CDS encoding DODA-type extradiol aromatic ring-opening family dioxygenase produces the protein MNTQKPRVLFLSHGGGPLPVLGDEGHLEMVEKLKDLALKLPKPSAILLISAHWEDELVCITSARHPSLIYDYYGFPKESYDIKYPCNGEPSLAREVDRVLTNAGIETELNEDHGFDHGLFIPLKIMYPEADIPCVEISLLNTLDPLEHINIGSALADINYDNLLIIGSGFSFHNMRAFFVKDTAETISMNEQFEQWLSDTCSNKDLSDTVRTDRLVKWESAPYARYCHPREEHLLPLHVCYGVHQSYCNEYVELNIMNKKSSFYLW, from the coding sequence ATGAATACTCAAAAACCTCGTGTCTTGTTTCTATCTCACGGCGGTGGCCCTTTACCAGTACTCGGTGATGAAGGGCATTTAGAGATGGTTGAGAAGCTCAAAGATTTAGCTTTAAAACTTCCAAAACCATCAGCTATTTTACTCATTAGTGCCCATTGGGAAGATGAACTAGTTTGCATCACCTCAGCCAGACATCCTTCACTTATTTATGATTATTACGGTTTTCCAAAAGAATCTTATGATATCAAATACCCTTGTAATGGAGAGCCCTCTTTAGCTCGAGAAGTTGACAGAGTACTGACAAATGCAGGTATAGAAACAGAACTTAATGAAGATCATGGTTTTGATCACGGTCTCTTTATACCTCTAAAAATAATGTATCCAGAAGCAGACATCCCTTGTGTAGAGATCTCTTTACTTAACACTCTTGATCCACTCGAACATATAAATATAGGTTCTGCCTTAGCTGATATAAACTATGATAATCTTCTAATCATTGGTTCGGGTTTTTCTTTTCATAATATGAGAGCTTTTTTTGTAAAAGACACTGCCGAAACTATCTCTATGAATGAGCAGTTTGAACAGTGGCTGTCTGACACATGCTCAAACAAAGATCTTTCAGATACTGTAAGAACAGACAGGTTGGTAAAATGGGAAAGTGCACCTTATGCCCGCTACTGCCATCCTAGGGAGGAACACTTACTCCCTTTACATGTTTGCTATGGCGTGCATCAATCTTATTGTAATGAATATGTTGAATTAAACATAATGAATAAAAAGTCTAGTTTTTATCTTTGGTAA
- a CDS encoding Txe/YoeB family addiction module toxin translates to MVNYKVLFSHHALKDAKKLTGSNLAEKTKKLIELLKTDPFQQHPSFEKLIGNLHNTFARRINHHHRIIYEVKEQEKVVRVLRMWTHYGD, encoded by the coding sequence ATGGTAAACTACAAAGTTCTCTTCTCACACCATGCACTTAAAGATGCTAAAAAACTCACAGGTTCCAACCTTGCCGAGAAAACGAAAAAGCTCATAGAGCTCCTAAAAACAGATCCCTTTCAACAACACCCCTCTTTTGAAAAGCTGATCGGCAATCTACACAACACTTTTGCACGCCGAATCAACCATCACCATAGAATCATCTATGAAGTAAAAGAGCAGGAAAAAGTTGTCAGAGTTTTAAGAATGTGGACACACTACGGAGACTAA
- a CDS encoding GNAT family N-acetyltransferase, whose translation MIKISFEQVTTTEQIDTVTQLANTIWQEHYTPIIGAEQVDYMLKTFHSEDTISNEIKNKGYEYFLIIKDTTPIGYIGINIEEQKLFLSKFYILFSYRKNGFGRLSIDFLKQLARSFELTKITLTVNKHNLNTITAYQKMNFQITAEVCADIGKGYVMDDYKMELCI comes from the coding sequence ATGATAAAAATAAGTTTTGAACAAGTTACAACAACCGAACAAATTGACACAGTAACCCAATTGGCAAATACAATATGGCAAGAGCACTACACTCCCATTATCGGTGCAGAGCAAGTTGACTATATGCTAAAAACTTTTCACTCCGAAGATACTATCTCCAATGAGATCAAAAATAAAGGGTATGAATACTTCCTAATCATCAAAGATACTACACCTATCGGATATATTGGAATCAATATAGAAGAACAAAAACTTTTTTTAAGTAAATTCTATATTTTATTCTCATACAGAAAAAATGGCTTTGGAAGATTAAGTATCGATTTTTTAAAACAATTAGCCCGTTCTTTTGAATTAACAAAAATCACCCTTACTGTAAACAAACATAATTTAAACACAATTACAGCATATCAAAAGATGAACTTTCAAATAACAGCTGAAGTATGTGCTGATATAGGAAAAGGATATGTGATGGATGATTATAAAATGGAGCTGTGTATTTAG
- a CDS encoding rhodanese-like domain-containing protein: protein MLNFGPFKSLSTKEFQQKREEGFAVIDIRRADEWEDFGVIEGSYKITFYDQLGQFDIEQFLEQFTKVVADKEQPFILVCAHATRTKIVGEIMGLKLGYTNVYELDGGINWGWIDKGLETIKS from the coding sequence ATGTTAAATTTTGGACCGTTTAAATCTCTTTCAACGAAAGAGTTTCAACAAAAAAGAGAAGAAGGTTTTGCCGTCATTGACATAAGAAGAGCTGATGAGTGGGAAGATTTCGGTGTTATTGAGGGGAGCTATAAGATCACATTTTATGATCAATTGGGACAGTTTGATATTGAGCAGTTCCTAGAGCAATTTACAAAGGTAGTAGCAGATAAAGAACAGCCTTTTATTTTAGTATGTGCCCATGCCACCAGAACAAAAATAGTGGGTGAAATAATGGGCCTAAAACTTGGATATACTAATGTCTATGAATTAGACGGCGGGATCAACTGGGGTTGGATCGATAAGGGCTTGGAAACGATAAAATCATGA